From the genome of Pukyongia salina, one region includes:
- a CDS encoding transglutaminase domain-containing protein translates to MKNLSLILCLLAFPLVFGQDYARIDATIELYPESFEDIEDLSAMISRDFHSDEEKVRGIYSWIIKNVAYDPDEYKKFNYNFKNYRERNGKEEKVREQTIERTLKEGVAVCEGYAMLFEKLCNMQGISNYLVRGDIKTHFNDIGRPFKKIHMWNIAVIDGQAYLFDPTWGAGKYQGKFIKEPTYFYYKTPPKLFIKTHYPELEEDTLLGSMISREVYANWPLVIVEEMSLDDVEMPLSGIIDPESSLGQVDFGVRWDEDVVVSYSFGSDPREVEAENQNGLIRFSIPFELGQQNLLIYFDNEPALAFKIK, encoded by the coding sequence ATGAAGAATCTTAGCCTGATCCTTTGTTTACTGGCCTTTCCCTTGGTTTTTGGCCAGGATTACGCTCGAATAGACGCCACCATCGAGCTTTACCCGGAATCTTTTGAAGATATAGAGGATCTTTCGGCTATGATAAGCCGCGATTTTCATAGCGATGAAGAAAAGGTGAGAGGTATCTACAGCTGGATCATAAAGAACGTGGCCTACGACCCAGACGAGTATAAAAAATTCAACTACAACTTTAAAAATTACAGGGAGCGGAACGGTAAAGAAGAAAAAGTTCGCGAACAGACCATCGAACGAACCCTAAAGGAAGGTGTTGCTGTATGTGAAGGTTATGCGATGCTGTTCGAAAAACTCTGCAATATGCAGGGGATATCAAATTACCTGGTGCGTGGAGATATTAAGACCCATTTTAACGATATAGGGCGGCCTTTTAAGAAAATACATATGTGGAATATTGCGGTGATCGATGGCCAGGCCTATTTGTTCGACCCTACCTGGGGAGCGGGAAAATACCAGGGAAAATTTATCAAAGAACCCACTTATTTCTATTATAAGACTCCGCCTAAATTATTTATCAAAACGCATTATCCAGAATTGGAGGAAGATACCCTTCTGGGGTCCATGATCTCCAGAGAAGTGTATGCAAACTGGCCCCTGGTAATAGTGGAGGAAATGTCGTTGGATGATGTTGAAATGCCACTGTCGGGTATCATTGATCCCGAATCCAGCTTGGGGCAGGTAGATTTTGGGGTACGTTGGGATGAAGATGTGGTGGTGTCTTATTCCTTCGGAAGCGACCCTAGGGAGGTTGAAGCGGAAAACCAAAACGGACTAATACGATTTAGTATTCCTTTTGAGCTGGGACAGCAGAATTTGCTGATCTATTTTGATAACGAGCCGGCTCTGGCCTTTAAAATAAAATAA
- a CDS encoding MmcQ/YjbR family DNA-binding protein, producing MNIEEFRDYCLAKKGVTESFPFGEQTLVFKVMGKMFALAGLERIPAQVNLKCDPERSASLREQYDGLIYGAFHMSKLHWNTVEIDSNVPRDLILNLIDHSYDLVVGGLTRKLKDELSGL from the coding sequence ATGAACATTGAGGAGTTTCGGGATTACTGCCTGGCGAAAAAAGGTGTAACGGAGTCTTTTCCGTTTGGTGAGCAAACTCTGGTATTTAAGGTGATGGGAAAAATGTTTGCGCTGGCAGGTCTGGAAAGGATCCCCGCTCAAGTGAATCTAAAATGCGATCCCGAACGTTCTGCAAGTCTTAGGGAACAATACGACGGCCTTATTTACGGAGCCTTCCACATGAGCAAGTTACATTGGAATACTGTGGAAATCGATAGCAATGTTCCAAGAGATCTTATCCTCAACCTGATAGATCATTCCTACGATTTGGTGGTAGGCGGACTTACCCGAAAACTCAAAGACGAACTATCAGGCCTGTAA
- a CDS encoding YybH family protein: MKYFYLLIFAIISLNTYSQSEMDDKQAIRDVLEKQRVAWSNNDLEGFMQGYWKSDSLKFYGSRGITYGWEQTLANYKKGYPTKDHSGTLNFKLNDISKISEGSYWVMGEFFLTRPVGDANGIFMIIFKKIDGEWKIVADMSCG, translated from the coding sequence ATGAAATATTTCTATTTACTAATATTCGCAATTATCAGCCTCAATACGTATTCACAGTCTGAAATGGACGATAAACAGGCAATTCGTGATGTGCTCGAAAAGCAGCGTGTGGCCTGGTCTAATAACGATCTGGAAGGATTTATGCAGGGTTACTGGAAAAGTGACAGTCTAAAATTTTATGGCAGCAGGGGTATTACCTATGGCTGGGAACAAACCCTTGCCAATTATAAAAAAGGGTATCCCACCAAAGATCATTCGGGAACACTCAATTTTAAATTGAACGATATTAGTAAGATAAGTGAAGGTAGTTATTGGGTGATGGGCGAATTTTTCCTTACACGCCCAGTTGGCGATGCCAATGGAATCTTTATGATCATATTCAAGAAGATCGACGGAGAATGGAAGATCGTTGCCGATATGTCTTGCGGGTAG
- a CDS encoding ABC transporter permease yields the protein MIKILKYSFYDLMRSRWSYVYFVFYLLLGFVLLFLNNNVSKAVITLMNVIIILVPLIGTIFGVMYYYNSKEFTGLLLAQPVKRSSIFLGQYLGVALSLSMSLIIGLGIPFLFYGIFRSDAIWDFSLLLITGTFLTLIFTALSFNIALSNENRIKGFGYAILLWLFMAVIYDGFFLMSLMIFEDYPLDTFSLTATMFNPIDLSRVLILLKLDISALMGYTGALFQKFFGTTFGVILSLSVLILWVLIPAWLIKMKSSRKDF from the coding sequence ATGATTAAGATATTGAAATACAGCTTTTACGATCTCATGCGCAGCCGTTGGAGCTACGTCTATTTTGTATTCTATTTACTCCTTGGTTTTGTGCTGCTGTTTTTAAATAACAATGTTAGCAAGGCCGTGATCACTTTAATGAACGTGATCATCATTCTAGTACCGCTAATAGGGACCATCTTTGGGGTGATGTATTATTATAATTCGAAAGAATTTACCGGCCTGTTATTGGCCCAACCTGTAAAGAGGTCGTCCATATTCCTGGGGCAATATCTGGGAGTGGCCCTCTCGCTCTCCATGAGCCTTATCATTGGTCTGGGAATCCCCTTTCTTTTCTATGGGATATTTCGCTCCGACGCTATCTGGGATTTTTCTTTATTGCTAATTACCGGCACCTTTCTAACGCTCATCTTTACAGCCCTGTCGTTCAACATAGCTTTAAGTAATGAAAACCGGATTAAAGGATTTGGTTACGCGATATTGCTGTGGTTATTTATGGCTGTTATTTACGATGGTTTCTTTTTGATGTCACTCATGATCTTTGAAGATTATCCCCTGGACACTTTTTCTCTTACAGCCACCATGTTCAATCCCATCGACCTATCCAGGGTGTTAATACTACTCAAATTAGACATCTCTGCCCTTATGGGATACACCGGAGCTTTGTTTCAAAAATTCTTCGGAACCACATTCGGGGTGATTCTATCACTGAGCGTTCTCATTTTATGGGTACTCATCCCCGCCTGGCTTATTAAGATGAAATCCAGCCGGAAGGATTTTTAA
- a CDS encoding ABC transporter ATP-binding protein: protein MIEIKNIHKRFGKNEVLQGVDLAIGENRILAVLGPNGSGKTTLIKSILGMVIPNKGDIFLEGKSIKKDWKYRSTIDYLPQIANFPHNLTVQELIRMIKDLRRSRKANEAQLIELFKLQPFLNKKLGNLSGGTKQKVNILLTFMFDSPIVILDEPTSGLDPISLIRLKELIASEKEKGKTIIITSHIMSFVEEVADELVFLLEGKIYFEGTIAALKEKTQQPDFEHAIASILTKSYD from the coding sequence ATGATAGAAATTAAGAATATACATAAAAGATTTGGGAAGAACGAGGTGCTCCAGGGTGTCGACCTCGCCATTGGGGAAAACCGAATTCTTGCTGTTCTGGGCCCAAACGGATCTGGAAAGACCACTCTTATAAAAAGCATACTGGGAATGGTGATTCCTAATAAAGGGGATATATTCCTGGAAGGAAAATCCATAAAAAAGGATTGGAAATACCGGTCGACGATAGATTATCTTCCCCAGATTGCCAATTTCCCTCATAATCTTACCGTGCAGGAATTAATACGAATGATCAAAGATCTCCGGCGAAGCAGAAAAGCCAATGAGGCCCAACTTATCGAGCTTTTCAAGCTGCAACCGTTCTTAAATAAGAAATTAGGAAATCTATCCGGGGGAACCAAGCAAAAGGTAAACATCCTGCTTACGTTTATGTTCGACAGCCCAATCGTTATTCTGGACGAACCCACTTCGGGTCTGGATCCTATCTCCCTCATTAGACTCAAAGAATTAATCGCTTCAGAAAAAGAAAAAGGAAAGACTATTATTATCACCTCTCATATCATGAGTTTTGTGGAAGAGGTAGCAGACGAACTTGTCTTCCTGCTGGAAGGAAAGATCTATTTTGAAGGAACCATAGCAGCCTTAAAGGAAAAAACCCAACAACCCGATTTCGAACACGCAATTGCGTCTATTTTAACCAAGAGTTATGATTAA
- a CDS encoding nitrous oxide reductase family maturation protein NosD, with protein sequence MNLKNYIVTILIGLTANILLADTIVVCKKCEISTIVEGVKMAREYDTVLVRKGTYKEVNILIDKPLVLKGENYPVIDGELKGEIITITADNVTVDGLFIINVGTSYTVDYAAVRVIKSENFLIQNLVLEKLFFGIYLEKARNGRVYHNNIIGDAEEEYNSGNGIQLWYSNNIEIDQNIITHVRDGIYLEFSDDCTITNNRSSENLRYGLHFMFSNNDLYSHNTFEDNGAGVAVMFSKGIKMYENTFKNNWGAAAYGMLLKEINDSEIKGNTFQQNTVGINIEGSNRVTYSSNDFIGNGWAIKFRGACYTNNFKENNFLYNSFDLSYNSKLNDNKFEGNFWSSYTGYDLDKDGVGDIPYRPVKLFSYVVNRTPEAIILLRSLFVDIIDFSEKVSPVFTPDNLLDIRPRMKQIVHDRN encoded by the coding sequence GTGAATTTAAAAAATTACATAGTAACTATCCTCATAGGTCTTACAGCTAATATCCTGCTGGCCGATACGATCGTTGTATGTAAGAAATGCGAGATCAGTACCATAGTGGAAGGTGTAAAGATGGCACGGGAGTATGATACTGTACTGGTGCGAAAGGGAACTTATAAAGAGGTGAATATCCTTATAGATAAACCTCTTGTATTAAAAGGGGAAAATTATCCGGTTATCGACGGCGAGCTTAAGGGGGAGATCATCACTATTACTGCTGATAATGTAACAGTAGACGGTCTTTTTATTATCAATGTGGGCACCAGTTATACCGTGGATTATGCGGCAGTGCGTGTGATAAAAAGCGAGAATTTTCTAATACAGAATCTAGTCTTGGAAAAACTCTTCTTCGGAATCTACCTGGAAAAAGCCAGGAATGGACGTGTTTACCACAACAATATCATAGGCGATGCGGAGGAAGAATATAATTCGGGAAACGGAATACAACTCTGGTACAGCAATAATATCGAAATAGACCAAAACATCATCACACATGTTCGGGATGGCATCTATTTGGAATTTTCAGACGATTGCACCATTACCAACAACAGGAGTTCGGAAAACCTTCGCTACGGCTTACACTTCATGTTCTCAAATAACGATCTGTATTCACACAATACCTTCGAGGACAATGGTGCTGGCGTGGCTGTAATGTTTTCAAAAGGAATAAAAATGTATGAAAATACCTTTAAAAACAACTGGGGAGCTGCAGCCTACGGCATGTTACTAAAGGAGATCAACGATTCGGAGATCAAGGGAAATACTTTTCAGCAAAATACGGTTGGAATTAACATAGAGGGATCTAACAGAGTCACCTACAGCAGCAACGATTTTATAGGGAACGGTTGGGCAATTAAATTTCGCGGGGCATGCTATACAAACAATTTTAAGGAAAACAATTTTCTTTACAATTCGTTCGATCTCTCTTACAATAGCAAGCTAAACGACAATAAGTTTGAAGGGAACTTTTGGAGCAGTTATACCGGTTACGACCTGGACAAGGATGGTGTGGGAGATATCCCCTATCGCCCTGTGAAATTATTCTCTTACGTTGTAAACAGAACCCCTGAAGCCATCATTCTCCTTCGAAGTTTATTTGTGGATATTATAGATTTTTCTGAAAAAGTATCCCCGGTATTCACACCCGACAACCTATTGGATATTAGACCCAGGATGAAACAAATTGTACATGATAGAAATTAA
- a CDS encoding cupin domain-containing protein, which translates to MLEIKDRIKKASHNGLTVQKIFKTETAETLLITLEKGHNFPEHTSPRDALLVMLEGKIKFFIQNEEYNIKRQETFSFPANEPHHLLAIENSKFLIIR; encoded by the coding sequence ATGTTAGAAATAAAGGACCGGATAAAGAAAGCAAGCCACAATGGGCTCACAGTTCAGAAAATATTTAAAACTGAAACTGCTGAAACCCTACTAATTACCCTGGAGAAGGGACATAACTTCCCCGAACATACCTCCCCCAGAGATGCATTGCTTGTTATGCTCGAGGGAAAAATTAAATTTTTTATACAAAACGAGGAATATAATATAAAACGGCAGGAAACCTTTTCCTTCCCTGCTAATGAACCTCACCATCTCTTAGCTATAGAGAACTCGAAATTCTTAATTATAAGATAA
- a CDS encoding nitrous oxide reductase accessory protein NosL — protein sequence MRKFLFIPVIALLFSCQVSPGKIAYGEQSCHFCRMTIVDRQHAAQFVNDKGKTYNFDATECLINYLSGVDEEDVGLLLVSDYNLPESLIEAESATFIISEEMPSPMGANLSALSTKAEAEAILQNKKGETYSWNELLQYFKEL from the coding sequence ATGAGAAAATTTCTTTTTATACCTGTTATAGCTTTGTTGTTTTCTTGTCAGGTTAGCCCTGGTAAAATTGCCTACGGAGAGCAATCCTGTCACTTTTGTAGAATGACCATTGTAGACAGGCAACACGCGGCGCAATTTGTTAACGATAAGGGGAAGACCTATAATTTTGATGCTACCGAATGCCTTATAAATTACCTGAGTGGTGTAGACGAAGAAGATGTGGGGTTATTACTTGTAAGCGATTACAACCTTCCCGAAAGTCTTATTGAGGCAGAATCTGCAACCTTTATTATTTCTGAAGAAATGCCAAGCCCGATGGGTGCAAATCTTTCGGCCCTTAGTACAAAGGCCGAAGCAGAGGCGATACTTCAGAATAAAAAAGGGGAAACTTACTCCTGGAATGAATTACTCCAATACTTTAAAGAGTTGTAA
- a CDS encoding LPXTG cell wall anchor domain-containing protein, with protein MKKASLIMMIGPLFLLGLYTFPLWTIMLGAPQYPDPLGIHIHIDGIRDVNEFDIQNIDGLNHYIGMKTLPKPEEMWEFSTFPMVIGVMIALGVLTGLLGYLKKVNYKWFLGWFVLMSVLGILGMYDFNAWMVDYGTNLDPNAIMKLANPDGTPMTYKPPLFGHTKMLNFDVTSLPATGAWMMFIGMMLTLLAAFIGWKNRKAMSIEKSKIYATS; from the coding sequence ATGAAAAAAGCTAGTTTGATCATGATGATCGGTCCGCTTTTCTTACTAGGTCTCTATACATTCCCATTATGGACAATAATGCTAGGAGCCCCACAATATCCAGATCCGTTAGGTATACATATACATATAGACGGAATTCGTGATGTTAACGAGTTCGATATACAAAATATAGACGGCCTCAATCACTATATCGGTATGAAAACACTCCCTAAACCAGAAGAAATGTGGGAATTTAGCACCTTTCCTATGGTGATAGGAGTAATGATCGCTCTTGGCGTTCTTACCGGACTATTGGGGTACTTAAAAAAAGTGAACTACAAATGGTTTTTGGGGTGGTTTGTCCTAATGTCTGTTCTGGGAATTCTGGGCATGTACGACTTCAACGCCTGGATGGTAGATTATGGAACCAATCTCGACCCAAATGCGATCATGAAACTCGCCAATCCGGACGGTACCCCAATGACGTATAAACCTCCTTTGTTTGGACATACAAAGATGTTGAATTTTGATGTTACTTCCCTACCTGCTACCGGCGCATGGATGATGTTTATAGGAATGATGTTAACACTTCTTGCTGCGTTTATAGGGTGGAAGAACAGGAAAGCCATGTCTATTGAAAAATCTAAAATTTACGCCACATCATGA
- the nosZ gene encoding Sec-dependent nitrous-oxide reductase, whose amino-acid sequence MNKSKYYLGAIAALALFFVGCQQGANNSGKGALASSAAEKVYVAPGEQDEFYAFLSGGYSGNLTVYGLPSGRMFKEIPVFSQFPTSGYGYSEETKPMLNTSHGFIPWDDAHHPDISQTNGELDGRWIFINGNNTPRIARISLKTFETEEIIEIPNSAGNHSSSFITENTEYVVAGTRFSVPVPQRDMPINEYKSNFKGALSFISVEPEHGHMDIKFQLLMPGFNYDLSHPGRGKSHGWFFFTTYNTEEANSLMEVNSSQNDKDFIAAVNWKKIEEYVNNGGGTKMPANYAHNVYDEGTHTGTSTMKKEVLTVDPLEVPGAVFFLPTPKSPHGCDVDPSGQYIIGNGKLSADLTVHSFDKMIAAIDGKKYDGEAYGIPILKFEDVLAGTVKSGGLGPLHTEFDGKGNAYTTFFISSEVVKWKLGTWEVIDRKPTYYSVGHLMIPGGNSRKPFGKYVVAMNKITKDRYLPTGPEMEHSAQIYDISGDKMELIYDFPTHGEPHYAAGCPAELLAPKSQKIYRLDENKHPYAVTNPADARVERKGNEVHIYMSTIRSHFTPDNIEGIKVGDKVFFHITNHEQDFDVPHGFSMIGQNTSELLIMPGQTKTSIWEPKQVGVWPFYCTDFCSALHQEMQGYVRVSPASSNIKLSWSLGDD is encoded by the coding sequence ATGAATAAATCAAAATATTATTTAGGTGCAATTGCGGCTCTGGCTCTGTTTTTTGTTGGATGCCAGCAAGGTGCGAATAATTCGGGCAAAGGGGCATTAGCCTCCAGCGCTGCTGAAAAAGTATATGTAGCCCCAGGCGAACAGGACGAGTTTTATGCTTTCCTATCCGGAGGTTACAGCGGAAACTTAACAGTTTACGGCCTGCCATCGGGTAGAATGTTTAAGGAAATACCTGTTTTCTCACAATTCCCAACTTCGGGATATGGATATTCTGAAGAAACCAAACCCATGCTGAACACGTCTCATGGTTTCATTCCCTGGGATGATGCTCACCACCCGGACATTTCGCAAACTAATGGAGAACTTGACGGGCGATGGATCTTTATCAATGGGAACAATACTCCCAGGATCGCCAGAATTAGTTTAAAAACTTTCGAAACTGAAGAGATCATCGAAATCCCTAACAGTGCAGGTAACCACAGTTCGTCCTTTATTACGGAAAATACAGAATATGTGGTAGCCGGAACTCGTTTTTCGGTACCTGTACCGCAACGCGATATGCCTATTAATGAGTACAAAAGTAACTTCAAAGGGGCGCTGTCTTTTATTAGCGTAGAGCCGGAACACGGTCATATGGATATAAAATTCCAGCTATTGATGCCCGGATTTAACTATGACCTTTCACATCCCGGTCGGGGTAAATCTCACGGATGGTTCTTCTTTACAACCTATAATACCGAAGAGGCAAACTCGCTAATGGAAGTAAATTCATCTCAGAATGATAAAGATTTCATTGCCGCAGTAAACTGGAAGAAAATAGAAGAATATGTGAACAATGGCGGTGGAACCAAAATGCCTGCTAATTATGCACATAATGTGTACGACGAAGGCACACATACAGGAACTTCTACTATGAAAAAAGAGGTGTTAACTGTAGATCCTTTGGAAGTACCGGGTGCGGTATTCTTCTTACCTACACCAAAATCTCCTCATGGATGTGATGTAGATCCATCCGGACAGTATATTATTGGGAATGGTAAACTATCGGCAGATCTAACGGTGCATTCGTTCGACAAGATGATCGCGGCTATCGATGGTAAGAAATACGATGGAGAAGCTTACGGTATTCCCATCCTAAAATTCGAGGATGTACTTGCAGGTACAGTGAAAAGTGGTGGTTTAGGCCCATTACACACAGAATTCGACGGCAAGGGAAATGCGTATACTACGTTCTTTATTTCTTCTGAAGTAGTTAAATGGAAATTAGGTACCTGGGAAGTAATCGACAGGAAGCCTACTTATTACTCTGTTGGTCACTTAATGATCCCCGGAGGTAATTCGAGAAAACCATTTGGAAAGTATGTGGTAGCAATGAACAAGATCACCAAGGACCGCTATCTGCCAACCGGACCGGAAATGGAACATTCGGCACAGATCTATGATATCTCCGGAGATAAAATGGAGTTGATCTATGATTTCCCAACGCACGGTGAGCCTCACTACGCAGCAGGTTGCCCTGCCGAACTATTGGCGCCAAAATCTCAAAAGATCTATAGACTGGATGAGAACAAACACCCTTACGCTGTAACTAACCCGGCAGATGCCAGAGTTGAACGTAAAGGAAATGAAGTTCATATTTATATGAGTACGATTCGCAGCCACTTCACACCAGATAATATTGAAGGTATAAAGGTTGGCGACAAGGTATTTTTCCATATTACAAATCACGAACAGGACTTTGATGTACCTCACGGATTTTCTATGATAGGCCAGAATACTTCCGAACTACTCATAATGCCTGGACAAACTAAAACCTCGATCTGGGAACCAAAACAGGTGGGTGTATGGCCATTCTACTGTACAGATTTCTGCTCTGCACTTCACCAGGAAATGCAAGGATATGTAAGAGTTTCTCCTGCATCATCCAATATTAAATTATCCTGGTCACTCGGAGATGATTAG
- a CDS encoding fasciclin domain-containing protein, whose amino-acid sequence MKTTQLKFIMGSLFGILLLFGCKNETANDGSSVNTATTEETKEQGQAFIEDNESVPNVLQIAMGSPDHTTLVAAVQAADLENALVNAGPLMVFAPTNAAFDALPEGTVDDLLKPENKNALANILKHHVTAGNYSKDFLKKFKKLGQANDQNTTVEVKGEDVYVGGAKIVASIPAGNGIVHVVDAVILPPSN is encoded by the coding sequence ATGAAAACTACTCAACTAAAATTTATAATGGGTTCTTTATTCGGCATTTTATTACTGTTCGGATGTAAGAACGAGACTGCCAATGACGGATCGTCTGTAAATACGGCGACTACCGAGGAAACCAAGGAACAGGGACAGGCGTTTATAGAGGACAATGAGTCTGTGCCTAATGTACTACAAATTGCGATGGGTTCGCCCGATCACACCACATTGGTTGCTGCTGTGCAGGCTGCCGATCTTGAAAATGCACTGGTAAATGCCGGGCCATTAATGGTTTTTGCACCTACCAATGCAGCATTCGACGCGCTGCCGGAAGGAACCGTAGACGATCTGTTAAAACCCGAGAACAAAAATGCCCTGGCTAACATCCTTAAACACCACGTTACCGCGGGGAATTACTCTAAAGATTTTCTAAAGAAATTCAAGAAACTCGGTCAGGCTAACGATCAAAATACAACGGTGGAAGTAAAAGGAGAGGACGTCTATGTAGGTGGTGCTAAAATAGTGGCAAGTATCCCGGCCGGAAACGGTATCGTCCATGTAGTGGACGCAGTAATATTACCCCCGTCAAACTAA
- a CDS encoding cytochrome c, whose amino-acid sequence MKHTIKLLLIFTAALLLSCGGKEEKKDDSIKIGGTKKEVKAEATTTGSATDEVPASERITLDNKGVGEVKDLPLDPAINQEMVARGAELFKTNCSACHKVDKRFIGPSPKGITKRRSPEWIMNMILDPQLMVEEDRCAKDLLVEFNGAAMANQNMTFEQARDILEYFRTL is encoded by the coding sequence ATGAAACACACGATCAAACTTCTATTAATATTTACTGCGGCCTTACTATTGAGTTGCGGTGGGAAAGAAGAGAAAAAAGACGATAGCATAAAAATTGGTGGTACTAAAAAGGAAGTAAAAGCAGAAGCTACGACCACAGGATCTGCCACCGATGAAGTTCCTGCCTCAGAGCGGATCACCCTGGATAATAAAGGTGTGGGAGAGGTAAAGGACCTTCCGCTAGATCCGGCAATTAACCAGGAAATGGTAGCACGTGGGGCAGAACTATTTAAGACCAATTGCTCTGCTTGCCATAAGGTGGATAAACGATTTATAGGCCCTTCTCCTAAAGGGATCACCAAGCGTAGAAGTCCGGAATGGATCATGAACATGATCCTCGATCCACAGTTAATGGTTGAAGAAGATCGCTGTGCTAAAGACCTTCTTGTGGAGTTCAACGGGGCTGCTATGGCGAATCAGAATATGACGTTCGAGCAGGCCAGGGACATACTTGAATATTTCAGAACCTTATAA
- a CDS encoding RrF2 family transcriptional regulator gives MTIIIKKTFLSFFYLSIFASEFRDLTMLSNASKYAVKAIDHLVLNSSEEHKLLVKDIAEDLDIPKPFLSKILQQLAAVNYISSAKGPGGGFYVTADQLDRSILDIIVEIEGKDQFKRCALNFDNCNESKPCAIHHLIATKKDGLRQAYKDIRLKDLKIRN, from the coding sequence ATGACAATTATCATAAAAAAGACATTTTTATCCTTTTTTTATTTATCTATATTTGCTTCTGAATTTAGAGACCTTACTATGCTTTCAAATGCTTCTAAATACGCCGTAAAGGCTATAGATCATCTGGTTTTAAACTCTTCTGAAGAACATAAGCTATTAGTGAAGGATATAGCCGAAGATCTCGACATCCCAAAACCGTTTCTGTCCAAGATCCTGCAACAACTAGCGGCCGTGAACTATATATCCTCCGCCAAAGGACCGGGAGGAGGTTTCTATGTGACCGCAGACCAATTGGATCGTTCCATCCTAGATATTATTGTAGAGATTGAAGGAAAAGACCAATTTAAGCGGTGTGCCCTCAACTTCGACAACTGCAACGAAAGTAAACCCTGTGCGATCCATCATCTTATTGCCACCAAGAAAGATGGTTTAAGGCAGGCATATAAGGATATCCGGTTAAAAGACCTGAAAATTCGAAATTAG
- a CDS encoding ATP-grasp domain-containing protein has translation MVDITVLTDQRYHEPEVITPYIQNILDEYDLLKNALEEMGFSVARINWDNPDYDWAGTKAVVFRTVWDYFERYDEFQKWLSEVSRQTKLINPLSLIQWNIDKHYLLDLQRKGIDIVPTDFIDKGTLRSLSLVCETNNWKDVVIKPAISGAAFHTYKITNDKMSSSETLFSSLVAERDMLVQEYLPTITTRGEASLMVFNGKFTHAILKKAKAGDFRVQDDFGGTVHPYEPTAPEIAFAEAVFAACDILPAYGRADIVWDEDGNHLLSELEIIEPELWMRNHPPSAKHFAEGIKRMLLS, from the coding sequence ATGGTAGACATTACCGTGTTAACAGATCAACGCTATCACGAACCAGAAGTGATAACCCCATATATTCAGAATATTCTCGATGAATATGACTTACTGAAGAACGCCCTGGAAGAAATGGGTTTTTCGGTAGCACGAATCAACTGGGACAATCCGGATTACGATTGGGCTGGAACCAAAGCTGTTGTGTTCAGAACTGTTTGGGATTATTTCGAGCGATACGACGAATTTCAGAAATGGCTTTCCGAAGTGAGCCGACAAACAAAACTCATTAATCCATTATCGCTTATTCAATGGAATATCGATAAGCATTACCTCCTGGATCTTCAACGAAAAGGAATTGACATAGTGCCCACAGATTTCATAGATAAGGGAACTCTTAGGTCCTTGTCTTTGGTTTGTGAGACAAACAACTGGAAGGATGTGGTGATAAAACCGGCTATTTCAGGAGCCGCTTTTCATACCTATAAGATCACCAACGATAAAATGTCTTCAAGTGAAACACTTTTTAGTTCCCTGGTTGCTGAGAGGGATATGCTGGTTCAGGAATATCTCCCTACAATTACAACTCGGGGTGAGGCGTCCCTTATGGTATTTAATGGCAAATTTACGCACGCCATTTTAAAGAAAGCCAAAGCAGGTGATTTTAGAGTGCAGGACGATTTTGGCGGCACCGTACATCCTTATGAGCCTACTGCCCCGGAAATTGCATTTGCCGAAGCCGTCTTCGCTGCTTGCGATATTCTACCTGCATACGGGAGAGCGGATATAGTTTGGGACGAAGACGGAAACCATCTTTTGTCTGAACTTGAGATCATCGAACCTGAACTTTGGATGAGAAACCACCCTCCCTCAGCCAAACATTTTGCAGAGGGTATAAAAAGAATGCTTCTTTCTTAA